The DNA window TCCTGAGTCCTTTAAGTGTCTTTGCAAAGAGACCTGTCTCCCCTGTGGAGTTGAGGATTTGGTGAAGGCAGGAGTCCCTTTCCTTACTCTGCCGTATTTGCCGAGGAGGGCGTGGGGGGCTCCTACGGGAAGGGGGGCTCTCGTCGCCATCCAGGCTCACCATCCTGCACCTCCGTCCCTCAGGCAGCACGCTGGCTcttcttctgaattttcttgCCTGCCTGGCCAGCTTCTGCGTGGAGACCAGCAATGGCTCGGGCTTTGGGCTCTCTATCCTCTGGGCCCTCCTTTTCACACCCTGCTCCTTTGTGTGCTGGTACCGGCCCATGTATAAGGCCTTCCGGTAAGCTGAGGCCAGGGGTGGTGGAGAGAACCTTAGATGGGCCCCACGTCTGCTGCTCCTGCCCTAActcttctcccaccctccccatTTTTTCTGTCCCGCAGGAGCGACAGTTCATTCAATTTCTtcgttttcttcttcattttcttcgtCCAGGATGTGCTCTTTGTCCTGCAGGCCATTGGCATCCCAGGTTGGGGGTTCAGGTCCGTGAAGCTGCCATccaccctctcccttcccctcattCCGCCAGACCAAGTCAGCCCTGGGTACTGGGGTAGGGGTTGTTCAGGAGGAGGAGGTGTGGTGTTTTACGCTTGGGAGGTGCTAGCTTcacgagagagagagataggaccTACTTCCAGGATAGAGAGCCCAGTCAGAATTCTAGACAGGCATAGGTTAGGGGGAGGAAAGGTGCATGTGGCCAACCTGAGACGGCTTCCTGGGGGAAGCATGCGTAAGCACTTttgaagagggggacagagacccCCTCAACAGAAAGGCCTGTTTGGAGCGAGGATGTCTGGAAAGGCTTGGAGAGCCCGCAGCCAGTCTTTCAGAAGCTGGAAGTGAACTTTGAAGAGAGTGGATGTAGTTTGGGATCCTGGTACTTGGAGAGCCGCCAGGCTGACAGGGGAGCGACCCCTGGTGGGATGGGTGGGAATAGGGCACGTTTGCTCCCTAACCAGCCAAGAAACGGGGAGGACTGAGGCCCTGCCGGGAGTGGCCCCTCTTCACCgccgcccccttcccctcctggcaGTGGCTGGATCTCCGCTCTGGTGGTGCTGAAGGCCAACCCGGCGGTGGCCGTGCTCATGCTGCTGGTCGCCCTGTTCTTCACTGGCATCGCTGTACTGGGGATTGTGATGCTGAAGCGGGTGAGAGGCTGTGTTCGAGGTGGGGAGGCGGGCAGGTGGGCGGGAAGAGTGAGATCATGGGCccagaggggcctggggaggggcggTCATTCTGGAGGAAGTCGGGAGGGCCTGGTCAGGGACGGCCTGGCTGACCGGAGGCTTCTCTGCTAATGGAcctctggggaagagagagagagagtgagagagagagagagagagtgtgtgtgtgtgtgtgtgttttgggaggGAGCCAAGGACGAATAGCTAGAGCGGCAGCGAGTGCTGGTGGTGCTGTCGGGTGGGGATAACGGTAGCAGAACGCACGGTAATGACCGCGCCATGTACTTGCAGATCCACTCCTTGTACCGCCGCACAGGTGCCAGCTTTCAGAAGGCCCAGCAAGAGTTTGCCGCTGGGGTCTTCTCCAACCCTGCGGTGCGAACCGCAGCTGCCAACGCAGCCGCCGGGGCTGCCGAAAATGCCTTCCGAGCCCCCTGACGCCCGTCGGGGCTGCCCTGGCCCTGCCGCTCGGGGGAGCTCACTTAGCCCCCCTCCCTGAGGTCTCTGGGACTTGGTGAGGCGCGCTGCTCGAGGCCTTCTTTCTAGTGCCACCCGCTCCCACGGCCGTGACTGCTGACCCTGACTTCGGGATGCGGGGAGCCCACTGTGACCCAGTCTCCGCTTGCCCCGCCACCCCCCAATTAGGCCACACTACTGCCAGCTCTTACACACCCCAGCCCAGCGTCCCTCTGCTGTGCCAAGGCTGTTGCTTcggttatttaaataaaaagaaagtggaaCTGGAACTCAAATCCCCGTTTCCGGCATCTTTATTGGGAACCAGGTCTTTGGAAGAGAAAGCGGAGTGCGGCGGCGGGGTCTGAGGCGGAAGCAGAGCGTGAGCTTCGAAGGGAAGGCCGGGCGCGGGCGGCTTCGCCACCGACGGCCaaggcgccgcccccccccccgccgggaaCGCCGCGGGCCCGGGGCCCGAGGGGCTGGGCGGGGCCGGCGCGGGCGCCAGTTCCCGGGGTGCcccgcgccggccccgcccccgcggggctccccctccccgcccctgcgcGGGGCCTGCGGGCGGACGCCGACTCCCGGGGTGCACCGCGCAggctccgccccgcccccgccctcgcCGCCCCCTCTGCGCGGGGCCTGCGGGCGGACGCCGACGCCCTGGTGGCACCgcgcagccccgcccccgccccgccccgccccgccccgccgcgggGCAGGACCTGCCGCCGCCCGGGACTGGGGAGCACAGCGAGTCGCGCGGGGGGAGCGGGGCGGGCGGCCGGGCAGCCGGCGGCGCCCCGGCCTCTCCCCGCCAGGCGGTCTCAGGCCCCTGGGACCCCTCCCCgcttcttcccaccctccccgTCCTGCCCCGCGTTCCCGACCGCCGCCTCTCCTCACGCCTGGACCTGCCCTTCTCGGCGCCCCCGTTCTCCAGGGAGATGCGATGAGCCGGCGCCCCCGCGTCCTCATCGCCGTCCCGGGCACGGTGCCCGTCCGGTGCccgtggtggggagggagcccccCTCGACCCCTTCGTGACGCCCCTCCCTTGGGCCCCCGCCCAGCTGGAGGCCCTGGGCCATGCCCCAGGGGACCCATCCGGGAGGTCGGCTCTAGAGCGAGGagggtggagaagagagaggacGGGGCCTTGGGCGCCTCTGAGATGCTCCCAAGCGCCGGTGGAGCCCGAGCGAGGCGCAGGCAACCGCGCGGCAGGCATGATGCCCTCGCCCAGTGACTCCAGCCGCTCGCTGACCAGTCGACCCAGCACCCGGGGCCTTACCCACCTCCGCCTCCACCGACCCTGGCTGCAGGCCCTGCTCACGCTGGGGCTGGCTCAGGTGCTCCTGGGCATCCTGGTGGTCACCTTCAGCATGGTGGCCTCCTCCGTCACCACCACCGAGAGCATCAAGAGGTCCTGCCCGTCTTGGGCTGGATTCTCGGTGAGTTGGGTGCACGGTGGTTGGGTGGGGTAGGCTCCTGGGGCCCCACCCCTCCACACTAGCTGCCAGTCCAGGAGCtggtccctcctccctcctctgggaTTCTGGTTTTCCTATAGAGCTGGGCGCACCCTGTGGTGAGGGGTCACTCGGGTGCCTCCCCCTGCCAGGCTGAGCCTGTACCCACTCTGTCCCCAGCTGGCGTTCTCCGGGGTAGTTGGCGTTGTGTCTTGGAAGCGGCCATTCACTCTAGTGGTAGGTGTTTAGGGTCTGGTGCCCACCGGGAGGCAGGTGTCCAGCACCCGAGGGGAGGCCCACAGATGCCCGGGAGAAGCGAACTGGCTGTGCAGTTTGTGCCTGCCAGGCATGAATGTCTGTGAAAGAGGGGCCCACCCGTGGTAGAGGGTGCCCACCCGTGGTACAGGGCACCTCTGAGGGCCCCAGCCCTGAGTGTGCACCTGATTCCCCCAGgtctccttcttctccttgctTTCGGTGCTCTGTGTCATGCTCAGCATGGCTGGCTCTGTTCTCTCCTGTAAGAACGCTCAGCTGGCCCGAGACTTCCAAGACTGCTCCATGGTGAGACTGAGAAGGGAGGGTCACAAAGAACTGGTTGGGGGAGGTGTGCAGGACCCCTGGGTTTGTCCTGACTCAGGCTGcctcaccctccccactcccactcagGAAGGAAAGGTCTGTGTGTGCTGCCCCTCCATTCCCCTGCTTCGGCCCTGTCCAGAGTCGGGGCAGGAACTGAAAGTTGCCCCCAACTCCACCTGTGACGAAGCCCGAGGGGCCCTCAAGGTGAGCATGCGCGCCCCACCTCAGCCATTCCTTTCTCCCCCACCATCCTGGTTTTCACCTTTGCCTCACGGGCCCAGAACTCGGGGGATTTACCCTTCCCCGGGCCCCTCTCCCATCcgtcttcctctttcctccagaACCTGCTCTTCAGCGTCTGCGGGCTCACCATCTGTGCCGCCATCATCTGTACCCTCTCAGCTATTGTCTGCTGCATCCAAATCTTCTCCCTGGACCTCGTGCACACGGTGAGGGGGAGCTGGGGTCAAAGCCAAGCAGGTACGATGGGGGCAGGGGCGAATGTGCCGGGACCGGGCTCGAGGGCATGGGGGCTACGGCACTGGCTTCTGCGCACCGGAAGCTGCAGGCCATTTATTAGGCACGTCTAGCATCTAGCGTAGTGGTGTCGAGGGCGTCCAagggaggacgaggaggagaagGACAGGGAGTGGGGAAGTATGTGACCCAACAGTGAGACTACAAGTTGGGCGGAGTCCAGAAGGAAGGGCCTAGGTGGGGATGAGGATAAAGGGTCAGTGttggagcaggagcagaggacaGGTGGCAATTCTGGACAGAGATGGGGCCGTAGAGCCAGGACTTTCTAGACGTTAGAGGAAGAGCTGgtgctggctgggggaggggccggagcCCAGCTGCctgagggggcagggccaggacgCCGTGGAGGGGTACTGGAGCCTAGGGGCTGTGTTCCCAGAAATCGGCCTTGCTGACCTGCTTGCTCCCCAGCAGCTGGCCCCAGAGCGCTCAGCCTCAGGCCCCTTGGGGTCTCTGGGCTGTACGTCCTCGCCGCCAGCCCCTCTGCTACACACCATGCTGGACTTGGAGGAATTTGTACCGCCGGTGCCCCCCCCACCTTACTACCCCCCAGAGTATACCTGCAGCTCGGAAACAGACGCCCAGAGGTGAGGCCTGGCAGAGtcctgcgggggtggggggggcaggggcaatGCAGCCACCTGGGTTGGCGGGGAGGGAGCTTTGTGGAGTGGGAGTGCTCTGCCaggctccttcctctcctccccctcccagcatCACCTACAATGGCTCCATGGACAGCCCGGGGCCCTTGTACCCTACTGACTGTCCCCCTTCTTATGAGGCCGTCATGGGGCTACGAGGAGACAGCCAGGTGAGAGCGGGTCTCGGTGTGGCCTGGGGAGCTGGGACAGAGCCTGAAAAGCTCAGCGAGCTGTTGTGCCTGGACAAAGAAAACAGTAGTGCTCATGGTCTTTGTCCCCCCGGCACGTCCAGGGTCATCTTTGATCTCTCCGTGGTAAGGTCGGGAGGGAGCAGGAAGTACCATTTCTATTTgaaagatgtggaaactgaggcccacataGCTGACCCGCACAAAGTGACAAAGCTGGACTGGAATCTGGGTGTCCAGAGCTCTGTCCCGCACACGGGGTGGCCAGATCGGCGTGTAGGGCCGGCCCCTCGACACTTGTGTTTTCCGCAGGCCACTCTGTTTGATCCACAGTTTCACGACGGCTCCTGCATCTGTGAGCGCGTGGCCTCCATCGTAGACGGTGAGCAAAAAGGGGGGAGGCGAGCACGGGCCGGGCGGCCTGGGACGGCCGAGCAAGCTGGGGCCCGCTGGGCGGCTCCGTGGAGCCCCGGACTCGAGCTGCCTCCTTGGAGGCGGAACCGTTGGCAGAGTGGCCCCTGATGGGCCGGTaccgccccgccccccctgccGCCCACAGTGTCCATGGACAGCGGGTCTCTGGCGCTGTCCGCCATCGGTGACCTCCCCGGGGGCTCGAGCCCGTCGGAGGACTCGTGCCTGCTGGAGCTGCAGGGCTCCGTGCGCTCCGTCGACTACGTGCTCTTCCGCTCCATTCAGCGTAGCCGCGCCGGCTACTGCCTCAGCCTGGACTGCGGCCTGCGCGGCCCCTTCGAGGACAGCCCCCTGCCGCGGAGGCCCCCCAGGGCCGCCCGCTCCTACTCCTGCTCCGcccccgaggccccgcccccttTGGGGGCCCCCACGGCCGCCCGCAGCTGCCACCGGCTGGAAGGCTGGCCTCCCTGGGTGGGACCCTGCTTCCCCGAGCTGAGGCGGCGGGTCCCACGGGGCGGCGGCCGGACGGGGGCGGCAGcggccccccctccccgcgcccccacTCGCCGCTTCAGCGACAGCTCAGGTTCCCTCACCCCCCCGGGGCACCGGCCTCCGAATCCGGCTCCCCCGCCACCGCTGCTGCTGCCACGGTCCCACAGTGACCCGGGCATCGCCACCTCCAGCGACACCGGtgagcatcccccccccccccccgcccccgtcccccaccCAGGGTTCAGGAGCAGGCGGGCGGTCAGAGGAGTCTGGGGCCAGTGATCCCGCCAGGATCTGGGACACCGTTGAGGTGCCAGAGGCGGAAAAAAGGGTGAGTTCGCTCCTGCCCGGGGCACTTCTGGAGTGTTCGCTTCCTGAAAACGCACCATCATAACTGAGTGGCTAAAAGAGATGATTTCTGAAACCCGATTCCATGACTGGGCCGGAGTTAGTTACCCCTCCAGGCCTCAGCTCCCTACCCCCTCCCCTAGAGGTGTTCCCTCGGGGCTCCGGGAACTGAGGGGGGTGCGGCCACCAGCGAGACCACCTTAGTTCCTGTCCGGTGGGCAGGCTGCTGAGGACGGAGCTTGGGGGCTGGAGCTCTCCCCCCGAGGGTGGTGCGACCAGTGGGTGTGTCCACTGGGCACTTGCACCGTCTCCATCTCCTCCCCAGCTGACTTCAGGGACCTTTATACCAAAGTGCTCGAGGAAGAAGCTGCTTCCGTTTCCTCTGCAGATACAGGTCAGGCTGTGGTTGGTGCCCAGGGGCCAGGCGGTAGGGGAGTGCTGCCTGGCCCTATCTGCACCTCCCTtcccatcttctctctcttcttccctctctctctctctctccagggctCTGCTCTGAAGCCTGCCTCTTCCGTCTAGCCCGCTGCCCTTCTCCCAAGTTGCTACGTGCCCGCTCAGCCGAGAAACGGCGCCCTGTGCCCACCTTTCGAAAGGTCCCCCTGCCCTCGGGCCCTGCACCTGCCCACTCCCTGGGAGACCTGAAGAGCAGCTGGCCAGGCCGGGGCTTGGTCACTCGTTTCTTCCAGATGTCCAAGAAGGCCCCAGACCCCAGTGGCAATGGGGCCCATGGGCTTAAGCAGGTAGGAGTTAGGGGAGTCTGGGAAGATAACCCAGGAAAGCCCGGGGCTTCAGGCTGAACCACACTGATGGCCTCTCCTGCGTCCCCCTCTAGGTGCCCCACAGCCCGTGGGGCCGGCCAGGCCGAGAGAGCCTCCACCTTCGAAGCTGTGGCGACCTGAGCTCCGGCTCTTCCCTGCGGCGCCTTCTGTCTGCTCGCAGGCTGGAGCGTGCCACCCGCCCCCACAGCCTCAGCCTCAACGGGGGCAGCCGGGAGACAGGGCTCTGACCTGGGCTTCTTGCCACTGTGAACAGATCCGGGTGAATGCTGGGGCCACAGGCACCAGCTGGTTGGGACCAACAACCCCCAGCGCCCCACGCACTGGCTGACACAAAAAGAAACCCGCTGAACACCCCCAGAAGTATCCCTTTGCCTCCTACCTCCGGGGGCTCCTGCTGCTTGGCTCTGCCCCTCTGGACCAGGGGAGCTGCTGTCCTGTGCTGCATGGGCATTCAGGCTGTGGGGGAGAGGCCCCCGCTTACAGCATTGGAAGAGGAAGATAAAGTCTTATCCCCCAGCATGAAAGAGCTCTCTCTGACTTGACAGGGACACTGTGGCCAGGGCAAAGGCGTGGCCCAGTGCTTAAGCACAGGGGGCTGTGTGCCTGTGTAATGGGGTGGTAAGGCATGAAGAGTCCAAAAAGTCTGGGGGactctcagctctgccacctctagctgcatgaccttgggcgaGTCATTTAACCTCAATTGCCTGATCCATAAAACATTGTGAAGATGAATGTTTGTAAAGCTCTGAATACACGGAATAAGCCTTCAATAAATTTcaattttccccttctcttctggaTCATCTTGGTCACCATTGAAATTTGTCCTGGCATCCTTCATAGTTAAGAAAATTGCCTCAAGACATTTATTTCCAGCTATCTGTGTTTCTGCTTCTTTTCATagcaaaatgttttctctcttcctgccctccacTTCTTGAACACTCCAGTCAggtcccatccccacccctccccaggcacTGCTCTCGAAAAAGTGTTCGGTAGCCAAAAAGGTTTCAGACCCAGTGGCCATTCCCCTGCCTGCATGTCACTTGACCCCTGAGAAACGTTTAACCCGGATAATCAGCATCTTTCCCCTTGAATTTTGCCCTTTGAAGACCTCATGTTCTCCCATTTTTTCCCTCCACCCTTTCGGTTTCCTTTGCCAGTTCCGACACCTCTGCTGAGCGGTTTAATGCTGGAGGACCCCAGGACTCTCCCCTTGACCCTCTTCCGTTTTCTGTCTGCAAGAGGCACTTTAAATAATCTACGTGTGGCTTTAAATAATCTACGTGTCCACGGACAACTCTCCTTGGCTCCTCCACGAGCTCCAACCTCCAACTTGACATCTCTGCTTGGATGTGTAGGGGACCTTTCAGACTCAACGTGGCCACAGGTGAACCCTTACATCCCATCCCCAGCACCTGTTCCTCCACTGTTCCCATGTCGATCAACAGCACCACCGCTCAGCCGGCTGCACATTCCAGAAGCTTAGGAATCATTCTGATTTCATCTTTTCCCTCATCCAACACACCCAATCCTACCCTGAATTCACGCGTGTTTCATCACCTACCCAGTTCaagccacccccctccctcccagcctctggtcTCTTTCCACTCTTGCTAAAATCCATTCTCCGCTCAGCAAAGTGATAAGAAATCATGTCACATCGAGTCCTGCCGAAGTCTGATGGCTTCCCGCTGTATTTACAATGGTCTCCAAACTCGCCAGCACACGATGGGGTCAGACACAGCCGGTCTCGCTGCTCCGGAAAACTGCCTCACACGAGCGCTccgcccctccttcccctgcacACCTGTGCCCTGCGGCCGTGCCCCCCCTCACCTTACTGGGCATCCCTGCTGCGTCAGTGCCACGTTGTTCTGCGCACTTGCCACTACCCAGCATcagcttgcttttgtttttgctcacTGCGCTGGGTCTAATTGTCAAGTTACTGGAGCGGTGCTCGGGCAGCCACAGGGCGCGTACGAGGGCGGGGAGCAGGGCGGCGCGCTGCGCGCACGCGGCGTCAGGCGGCCAAGCTTCTGGAACAACTCCCCAGCACGACTAGCGGCCTCAGGGAGTGCTGGGGCGTGGCCGGACGGCCACGCGATGGGAGGAACTGGGCACTGGGGTTCCCGCGGGACAGTTCCCGGGCGCTGACTGTTCCCTACCCCGAGGCTCCCAAAGGAGCCAGCTAAGGAACGCAGCCCAGCCCCGGCACGCTGGACTCGGCGGGGGACTCCGCCCCCCGTCGCCCATTACAGTGCGCTGTCGCCGGGCGCCCGGGAGCATGCGCGCTTCTCGCCTTCCGCGCCCTCTTTCGCGTACATTCCCCAATACGCTTGCGCCCCATCGGGACTATGGCTGGCCAGCGAGAGCAGTCCGTCCCCGAGACGGCCAATAGGCGCGCGGAACGGGCCCGCGGCCGGCCTCCCGGCTATTCGAAGTCCCGCCCACGTACCGCCCCCCACATCCCGCGGCTGCGCGCAGAGGGGCTGCCGACGCCCTGAGCCCAGGCTCTTTGGGCCGCCCTTCCCGCGGTGCGAGCAGCGGAGGGGTTTCCCTTCGCCTCCGGTTGAGGTTTTCTTGAGAGGTGGAGTGGGAAGGAAGTCTGTAAAAGTTATCCATTCCTTAGTCATTCGACAAATGTACACTGCGCACGGGaccagtgccaggcactgtgcggACACCGGTAATAAGGCACCCGGGATAGGGCGCGGGGATAGGGTACAGGGACAGGGCGCCAGGGTAGACAGCGGGGATAGCGCGTAGGGACAGGGCGCCAGGGAGGCCGGGGATAGGGAGCAGGGATAGGGCGTGGGGATAGGTCTTTGGCGATAGGGCACCAGGGATAGGGTGCGGATAGGGCACCGGGGATAGGGAGTGGGCATAGGGCCTCAGGACAGGGAGCTGCGATAAGGTACCAGGGCATCAGGCCCAGGGGATAGGGCGGGGCACCAGACACACCCTATCGTGCCTACCCTATTGTGCTTACCCTGGGACACAGCAATTACAATGGGACACATTGGTACAGTTAAGTCCAACGGTGGTGAGCTACACAAAAGACGTAAAGGCTGTGATCTCGTGTTACAGGAGGGGTGTGGGAGCTTGCGTGGAGAGAGAATTTCTAAGAAAATGG is part of the Felis catus isolate Fca126 chromosome F1, F.catus_Fca126_mat1.0, whole genome shotgun sequence genome and encodes:
- the SCAMP3 gene encoding secretory carrier-associated membrane protein 3, translated to MAQSRDGGNPFAGPGELDNPFQDPAVIQHRPSPQYATLDVYNPFETREPPPAYEPPAAAPLPPASAPSLQSSRKLSPTEPKNYGSYGTQASAAAATAELLKKQEELNRKAEELDRRERELQHAALGGAAARQNNWPPLPSFCPVQPCFFQDISMEIPQEFQKTVSTMYYLWMCSTLALLLNFLACLASFCVETSNGSGFGLSILWALLFTPCSFVCWYRPMYKAFRSDSSFNFFVFFFIFFVQDVLFVLQAIGIPGWGFSGWISALVVLKANPAVAVLMLLVALFFTGIAVLGIVMLKRIHSLYRRTGASFQKAQQEFAAGVFSNPAVRTAAANAAAGAAENAFRAP